Proteins encoded in a region of the Leopardus geoffroyi isolate Oge1 chromosome E2, O.geoffroyi_Oge1_pat1.0, whole genome shotgun sequence genome:
- the THAP8 gene encoding THAP domain-containing protein 8 translates to MPKYCRAPNCSNTAGRLGADNRPVSFYKFPLKDGPRLRAWLRHMGHEDWEPSCHQHLCSEHFTPSCFQWRWGVRYLRPDAVPSIFSPAPPTEKQQSTRSTEKPVVSPSPPDVMPPTPGPALSAPGPVHLVVLGPAPRGPEAAATVFLAPLILPPAPARPRPGVRAQHPLAGLGTILGALQRRVRRLQRRQEQHQVQLQALEQLAQQLCKESLLAGRTRTCSAW, encoded by the exons ATGCCCAAGTATTGCCGTGCTCCGAACTGCTCCAACACTGCGGGCCGACTGGGCGCTGACAACCGCCCTGTGAGCTTCTACAA GTTCCCACTGAAGGATGGCCCCCGGCTGCGGGCCTGGCTGCGGCACATGGGCCATGAGGACTGGGAGCCCAGCTGCCACCAGCACTTGTGCAGTGAGCACTTCACACCTTCCTGCTTCCAGTGGCGCTGGGGTGTGCGCTACCTGCGGCCTGATGCAGTGCCCTCCATTTTCTCCCCAGCGCCGCCTACTGAG AAGCAGCAGAGTACCCGAAGCACCGAGAAGCCAGTCgtgtctccctccccaccagacGTCATGCCCCCGACCCCTGGCCCAGCTCTCTCGGCCCCTggccctgtgcaccttgtggtaCTAGGGCCAGCACCCAGAGGCCCCGAGGCCGCGGCCACCGTGTTCCTGGCCCCCCTGatccttcctcctgctcctgccaGGCCACGGCCTGGAGTTCGGGCCCAGCACCCTCTGGCCGGCCTGGGCACTATCCTGGGAGCACTGCAACGTCGTGTGCGGAGGCTGCAGCGGCGCCAGGAGCAGCACCAGGTGCAGCTGCAGGCTCTAGAACAGCTGGCGCAGCAGCTGTGCAAGGAGAGCCTGCTGGCTGGGCGCACCAGGACCTGCTCTGCCTGGTGA
- the CLIP3 gene encoding CAP-Gly domain-containing linker protein 3 translates to MTKTDPAPMAPPLRGEEEEEEEEDELVPEAPSPTQERRQKPVVHPSAPAPLPKDYAFTFFDPNDPACQEILFDPQTTIPELFAIVRQWVPQVQHKIDVIGNEILRRGCHVNDRDGLTDMTLLHYACKAGAHGVGDPAAAVRLSQQLLALGADVTLRSRWTNMNALHYAAYFDVPDLVRVLLKGARPRVVNSTCSDFNHGSALHIAASNLCLGAAKCLLEHGANPALRNRKGQVPAEVVPDPMDMSLDKAEAALVAKELRTLLEEAVPLSCALPKVTLPNYDNVPGNLMLSALGLRLGDRVLLDGQKTGTLRFCGTTEFASGQWVGVELDEPEGKNDGSVGGVRYFICPPKQGLFASVSKISKVVDAPPSSVTSTPRTPRMDFSRVTGKGRREHKGKKKPPSSPSLGSLQQREGAKAEVGDQVLVAGQKQGIVRFYGKTDFAPGYWYGIELDQPTGKHDGSVFGVRYFTCPPRHGVFAPASRIQRIGGSTDPPGDNVGAKKVHQVTLTQPKRTFTTVRTPKDIASENSISRLLFCCWFPWMLRAEMQS, encoded by the exons ATGACTAAGACAGATCCCGCTCCCATGGCCCCCCCACTACgcggggaggaagaagaagaggaggaagaggatgagcTGGTCCCcgaggcccccagccccacccaggagCGCCGGCAGAAGCCTGTTGTGCACCCCTCggcacctgcccccctccccaaggaCTACG CCTTCACGTTCTTCGACCCCAATGACCCGGCGTGCCAGGAGATTCTTTTTGACCCGCAGACCACCATCCCTGAGCTGTTCGCCATCGTGCGCCAGTGGGTGCCCCAAGTCCAGCACAAGATTGATGTCATCGGCAATGAG ATTCTGCGTCGAGGCTGCCATGTGAATGACCGTGATGGGCTGACCGACATGACACTGCTCCACTATGCGTGCAAGGCTGGAGCCCATGGAGTCG GGGACCCTGCGGCGGCTGTGCGCCTTTCACAGCAGCTGCTGGCGCTGGGTGCGGACGTAACACTGCGCAGCCGCTGGACCAACATGAATGCGCTTCACTACGCTGCCTATTTCGACGTTCCCGACCTTGTGCGCGTGCTGCTGAAGGGCGCCCGGCCGAGAG TGGTGAACTCCACGTGCAGTGACTTCAACCACGGCTCAGCCCTGCACATCGCTGCCTCCAACCTGTGCCTGGGCGCAGCCAAATGTTTGCTGGAGCATGGTGCCAACCCGGCGCTGCGG AACCGAAAGGGACAGGTGCCAGCAGAGGTGGTCCCAGACCCCATGGACATGTCCCTGGACAAGGCAGAGGCAGCGCTGGTGGCCAAGGAGCTGCGAACACTGCTGGAGGAGGCTGTGCCACTCTCCTGTGCCCTCCCCAAGGTCACACTACCCAACTATGACAACGTCCCAGGCAATCTCATGCTCAGTGCATTGGGCCTGCGTCTGGGAGACCGCGTGCTGCTGGATGGCCAGAAG ACGGGCACACTTCGGTTCTGCGGGACCACGGAGTTCGCCAGTGGCCAGTGGGTGGGCGTGGAGCTGGATGAACCCGAGGGCAAGAATGATGGCAGTGTTGGGGGTGTCCGGTACTTCATCTGCCCTCCCAAGCAGG GTCTCTTTGCCTCTGTGTCCAAGATCTCCAAAGTAGTGGATGCACCCCCCTCATCAGTCACCTCCACACCTCGGACTCCTCGGATGGACTTTTCCCGTGTCACTGGGAAAGGCCGCAGGGAACATAAAG GCAAGAAGAAGCCCCCATCATCCCCATCTCTGGGGAGCCTGCAGCAGCGAGAGGGAGCCAAGGCTGAGGTTGGAGACCAAGTCCTCGTTGCTGGCCAGAAGCAAGGGATTGTGCGCTTCTATGGGAAGACAGACTTTGCCCCAG GTTACTGGTATGGCATTGAGCTAGACCAGCCCACTGGAAAGCATGATGGCTCTGTCTTCGGTGTCCGGTACTTTACCTGTCCCCCGCGGCATGGAGTCTTTGCACCAGCATCCCGAATTCAGAG GATTGGTGGCTCCACTGACCCCCCTGGGGACAATGTGGGAGCCAAAAAAGTGCATCAAGTGACAC TGACACAGCCCAAACGCACTTTCACGACAGTCCGGACCCCAAAGGACATCGCATCAGAGAACTCCATCTCCAG GTTGCTCTTCTGCTGCTGGTTTCCCTGGATGCTGAGGGCAGAGATGCAGTCTTAG